A stretch of Deltaproteobacteria bacterium DNA encodes these proteins:
- a CDS encoding cobalamin B12-binding domain-containing protein, producing the protein MVREREKPIKILLAKVGLDGHDRGIVILSKALMDSGMEVIYLGAYRKVKEVVQAALQEDVDAIGLSFLGGEHLIFSEKMLGAMKEKNMSIPLLVGGVIPREDLPDLKRMGVKDVIISGVPLETIRERITEVVLKEG; encoded by the coding sequence ATGGTAAGGGAGAGGGAAAAGCCGATCAAGATACTTCTGGCAAAGGTAGGACTGGACGGACATGACCGGGGTATCGTTATTCTGTCCAAGGCGCTTATGGATAGCGGAATGGAGGTAATATACCTGGGCGCCTATCGCAAGGTGAAGGAAGTGGTTCAGGCGGCCCTTCAAGAAGACGTGGATGCAATAGGCCTCAGTTTTCTGGGCGGTGAGCACCTGATTTTCTCGGAAAAGATGCTCGGGGCCATGAAAGAAAAGAACATGAGCATTCCGCTTCTGGTCGGAGGTGTCATACCCCGGGAAGATCTGCCTGATCTAAAGCGAATGGGAGTGAAAGACGTCATTATCTCAGGAGTGCCGCTGGAAACGATCAGGGAGAGAATCACCGAGGTTGTGCTCAAAGAGGGATAG
- a CDS encoding MBL fold metallo-hydrolase, whose product MIQIRKVTPLEGVHKITIPIPFPIEDVNVYLLEGSPLTLIDTGLRSTATMDALERALSGIGRKLRDVERILVTHGHIDHFGAARTLSEISGAKVFVHAFDVNKVNHDFLQDFDREPSRLALYLIEAGVPANYYPFLKQEFLTNIHDYSEPLTRVELMADEDEIEAGGRKLQVMHFPGHCIGQVCFFDPEEQLMFTGDHVLPEITPNPVMDLIAREEFGYQSLKTYLESLRSTRNVDVRHTLPGHGEPFGPLQARVDEIIRHHEQRKNEIVRILNNGSKTKWQICGKLFSQLEQREAFLGLSEVDGHLELLEEAGQVTCEKVKDSLLFHLH is encoded by the coding sequence TTGATCCAAATTCGAAAAGTAACCCCTCTCGAGGGTGTTCACAAGATCACCATTCCTATTCCCTTCCCTATCGAAGACGTGAACGTGTATCTGCTCGAGGGCTCCCCGTTGACCCTCATCGACACCGGCCTCCGAAGCACGGCCACCATGGACGCATTGGAGCGAGCATTGTCCGGCATCGGTCGAAAGCTGCGGGATGTGGAGCGAATACTGGTTACTCACGGCCACATCGACCATTTTGGCGCCGCCCGAACCTTGTCCGAGATCTCCGGGGCAAAGGTGTTTGTCCACGCCTTCGACGTGAACAAGGTAAACCATGATTTCCTGCAGGATTTCGATCGCGAACCATCGAGGTTGGCGCTGTACCTGATCGAAGCCGGCGTTCCCGCGAATTACTACCCCTTTCTCAAGCAAGAGTTCCTAACCAACATACACGACTATTCCGAACCACTTACGCGCGTGGAGCTGATGGCCGACGAAGATGAAATCGAAGCAGGAGGTCGGAAGCTGCAAGTAATGCACTTTCCCGGACACTGTATAGGTCAGGTCTGCTTCTTTGACCCGGAAGAACAATTGATGTTCACCGGAGACCACGTGCTTCCTGAAATCACCCCCAACCCGGTGATGGACCTGATTGCCCGAGAGGAATTCGGCTACCAGAGCCTGAAAACCTACCTTGAATCCTTGCGTTCAACACGCAACGTCGACGTTCGACACACTCTGCCCGGACATGGCGAACCGTTCGGCCCGCTTCAGGCGAGAGTCGACGAGATTATACGTCACCACGAGCAACGCAAGAACGAAATCGTCCGAATACTCAATAATGGATCAAAAACCAAATGGCAGATATGCGGTAAATTGTTCAGCCAACTCGAACAACGCGAGGCGTTCCTGGGGCTATCCGAGGTGGACGGTCATTTGGAATTGCTCGAGGAGGCAGGACAAGTAACATGCGAAAAAGTGAAGGACTCACTGCTCTTTCACCTGCACTAG
- a CDS encoding thiamine pyrophosphate-binding protein, whose translation MAEEKMMTDLDKPGAEEHLVGAPSDDVAGWLNQEVDLFDLAAEMLKEEGVHTIFGLTAGGCWNIEGHCLRAGIERVHVRTEETATFAADAYGRMTSRPGIAVSGPATGICYASAGVAQAMAAQSPMVYIAGESGALDDDKFQLQGLVRAERLCESIAKTARRVPNTGSFLFQLKRALRTAVTPPTGPAVVAYTYEYLDRSNSIGPRIDYLVHYTPGTWAPKPRVSAPDPEDVRKFMEWLVNSERPAIVTGEALTYDDAQDELREFVALTGIPTHCRRNSRGAISEYDPLNCYGRARGYVMRRCDKGVLMGLRCGGLEWFGYPPFFGTQGVYTQIQTHPENTVLSLPTEHELIGNMKLTIKLMIECAKDMGITKPPEKWALWRAEVANKKEEYHQKTLDRTERQRGVSPLHPDILGRITAEFLRDELNDEYYSIIDGFTAATYYSDWIKVKDQRRILDAADTIGFGHAPGMALGCNAATKGDRPIIAIMGDGAMGACGMDIETCYRWDVPAVFIHHNNNQIVGGGHLFWKDIWPSGNRERDGWFISKNTRYDKMIAEFGLHTELVERDDQVRPALKRAFDFVRDKHKPAFIECFVDEDVLQEIWPTICATWSSGFIPFKELPQTAKDLMLKWKDHVPSATKIAARDDWWEALDW comes from the coding sequence ATGGCTGAAGAAAAGATGATGACTGACCTTGATAAGCCGGGAGCGGAGGAACACTTAGTCGGCGCACCTTCGGATGATGTTGCCGGCTGGCTTAATCAAGAGGTGGACCTTTTTGACCTCGCCGCGGAGATGCTTAAAGAAGAGGGAGTGCACACCATCTTCGGCCTTACCGCCGGAGGCTGCTGGAATATCGAAGGTCACTGTCTGAGAGCCGGTATCGAGCGCGTGCACGTACGAACCGAAGAGACGGCTACATTCGCCGCTGACGCCTACGGCCGAATGACCAGTCGGCCCGGAATAGCGGTTTCAGGTCCCGCTACGGGTATCTGCTATGCGTCTGCCGGCGTTGCCCAGGCCATGGCCGCTCAGTCCCCCATGGTGTACATTGCCGGGGAATCCGGAGCCCTGGACGATGACAAATTTCAACTTCAAGGCCTGGTTCGCGCCGAGCGCCTGTGCGAGTCCATAGCCAAGACAGCAAGGCGCGTTCCCAATACGGGTTCCTTCCTGTTCCAACTGAAACGAGCGTTACGCACGGCAGTCACACCCCCTACCGGTCCGGCCGTAGTGGCCTATACCTACGAATACCTCGACCGATCGAACTCCATAGGTCCTCGCATCGATTATCTGGTCCACTACACACCCGGCACCTGGGCTCCAAAGCCTCGAGTCAGCGCGCCTGATCCCGAGGACGTGAGAAAGTTCATGGAGTGGCTGGTAAATTCAGAACGCCCGGCCATCGTCACCGGAGAGGCGCTGACCTACGATGACGCCCAGGATGAACTCAGGGAGTTCGTGGCCTTGACCGGCATCCCCACACACTGCCGGCGCAATTCCCGGGGGGCCATCTCCGAATACGATCCGCTCAACTGCTACGGCAGGGCCAGAGGCTACGTCATGCGCAGGTGCGACAAGGGCGTGCTTATGGGACTGCGCTGCGGAGGTCTGGAGTGGTTCGGATATCCTCCCTTCTTCGGAACGCAGGGCGTCTACACCCAGATCCAGACGCATCCCGAGAACACCGTCTTGTCGCTGCCCACCGAGCATGAACTCATCGGGAACATGAAGCTGACGATCAAACTCATGATCGAATGCGCCAAGGATATGGGGATCACCAAACCCCCGGAGAAGTGGGCTCTTTGGAGAGCCGAAGTGGCGAACAAGAAGGAGGAGTACCACCAGAAAACCCTCGATCGCACCGAACGTCAGAGGGGAGTATCCCCGCTTCATCCGGATATTCTAGGACGGATTACCGCCGAGTTCCTCCGCGATGAATTGAACGACGAGTACTATTCCATTATCGACGGGTTCACTGCGGCCACCTACTACTCCGACTGGATTAAGGTAAAAGATCAAAGGCGAATCCTGGATGCCGCGGACACCATCGGTTTCGGGCATGCGCCGGGCATGGCCCTCGGATGCAATGCCGCCACGAAAGGAGACCGTCCCATCATAGCGATCATGGGTGACGGAGCCATGGGCGCTTGCGGCATGGACATTGAAACCTGTTATAGATGGGATGTGCCCGCCGTCTTCATCCATCACAACAACAACCAGATCGTGGGTGGTGGTCACCTCTTCTGGAAGGACATCTGGCCATCCGGAAACCGGGAAAGGGATGGATGGTTTATCAGCAAGAACACACGATACGACAAGATGATAGCGGAGTTCGGACTGCATACCGAACTGGTGGAAAGGGACGATCAAGTGCGTCCCGCCCTGAAGCGGGCCTTCGATTTCGTGCGTGACAAACACAAACCCGCTTTCATCGAGTGCTTCGTGGATGAGGACGTACTCCAGGAGATCTGGCCCACCATATGCGCCACCTGGTCCAGCGGCTTTATCCCCTTCAAGGAGCTTCCGCAAACCGCTAAAGACTTGATGCTCAAATGGAAGGATCATGTGCCCAGCGCCACGAAGATCGCGGCGCGTGACGACTGGTGGGAGGCTTTGGACTGGTAA
- a CDS encoding 2-hydroxyglutaryl-CoA dehydratase produces the protein MMYAGVDVGSRTAKVVILNENKTIGVHLISTGPDSAETSIKVLEGALAAAGIRMDELSGIVTTGYGRYIAPFPHTSITEIACHSKGVHLVFPTARTVLDMGGQDCKAIRLDAQGNHTNFVMNDKCAAGTGRFLEILAKSLNLPLEEIGPRSLQGKGTVKISSVCAVFAREEALRYRRRSAPLEDILEGVHESVAERVFKLVKTVGLEKDFVITGGIAQNPGIVRRLEQRAGLTALIPPTPQFTGALGAAWLARESS, from the coding sequence ATGATGTACGCAGGCGTTGACGTCGGCTCACGAACAGCCAAAGTCGTCATACTCAACGAAAATAAAACCATAGGCGTCCATCTGATTTCCACGGGCCCGGACAGCGCGGAAACGTCTATCAAGGTCCTCGAGGGCGCTTTGGCGGCGGCGGGAATCCGCATGGATGAATTATCCGGCATTGTCACGACCGGTTACGGGCGCTATATCGCCCCCTTTCCCCATACCAGCATCACGGAAATCGCGTGCCACAGCAAGGGCGTACACCTTGTTTTTCCGACGGCTCGGACCGTTCTGGATATGGGGGGTCAGGACTGCAAAGCCATTCGCCTGGATGCCCAGGGAAATCACACCAACTTTGTCATGAACGACAAGTGCGCCGCCGGCACCGGCCGATTTCTGGAGATTCTGGCCAAGAGCCTGAATCTTCCCCTGGAGGAGATCGGTCCGCGTTCCCTCCAGGGCAAAGGAACGGTAAAAATCAGTTCCGTGTGCGCGGTATTCGCCAGAGAAGAGGCGCTTCGTTACCGTCGCAGAAGCGCACCGTTGGAAGATATTTTGGAGGGAGTACATGAATCCGTGGCGGAGCGGGTGTTCAAACTGGTAAAAACCGTGGGTCTGGAAAAAGATTTTGTCATAACCGGGGGTATCGCCCAAAACCCGGGCATCGTACGGCGTCTGGAGCAACGGGCCGGCTTGACCGCCCTGATTCCTCCCACTCCCCAATTTACAGGCGCTTTAGGCGCGGCATGGCTCGCAAGGGAGTCGTCCTGA
- a CDS encoding methylmalonyl-CoA mutase, producing the protein MEKTLKTDDRFFEKASRHMTWSDIPVKAMYGPEDVKSLSYEEDINHPGEFPFTRGIFSDMYRGRLWSMRELCGYASPAATNQRLRYLIAEGQSALNVIGDLPTQYGIDSDHPCAEGEVGLEGVPIDSIRDMEVMMEGIDLEATSINLSNYLCPFMALYLAAAERRGFDFTKLRGTFLNDTLVHILTLYYPKTVLPFDIGRRMTVDTIIYCREHVPRYYTITQGSEGLRESGATAVQEIVFDFCVARYWLKSILERGEGRIRIEDVAPRFGFTHRVGIDIFEEACKFRAARRLWARVMKEDFGTTDRKSATYKVHTPTLGVQLQRPQVVNNIVRIAYQSLAAVLGGVQSIHTMGFDEPVALPTEETHRLALRTQQILCYETGVVNVADPLGGSYYVESLTNQLYEQMSRMMEDYKDTIADRILNGDLQRLLQNQAYKFQKEVESGERPIVGVNCFTISEDQETGEKAHRIPQQEVREHLENLKEFKRKRDVKKVARSLENVMRAGENKNENLFGHVLEAARSEATFGEMIGAIRMGHGAPYDPFDEIEYPF; encoded by the coding sequence ATGGAAAAGACACTGAAGACCGACGATCGTTTCTTTGAGAAGGCAAGCAGGCACATGACGTGGTCCGACATCCCCGTCAAAGCCATGTATGGCCCTGAAGACGTGAAAAGCCTCTCCTACGAGGAAGACATCAACCATCCGGGCGAGTTTCCTTTCACACGAGGGATATTCTCCGACATGTACCGGGGACGGCTGTGGAGCATGCGAGAACTCTGTGGATACGCGTCACCCGCGGCAACCAATCAACGCCTGAGATACCTCATCGCGGAAGGCCAAAGCGCCCTGAATGTCATTGGGGATCTCCCCACCCAGTACGGCATTGACTCCGACCATCCTTGCGCGGAAGGCGAGGTGGGTTTGGAAGGAGTGCCCATTGACTCCATACGGGATATGGAAGTGATGATGGAGGGCATTGACCTCGAGGCCACAAGCATCAATCTCTCCAACTACCTTTGCCCTTTCATGGCCCTTTATTTGGCTGCCGCGGAGAGAAGGGGCTTTGATTTCACTAAACTGCGCGGCACCTTTTTGAACGATACCCTGGTCCATATTCTCACGCTTTACTATCCGAAGACCGTCCTGCCGTTTGACATCGGAAGGCGCATGACCGTGGACACGATCATCTATTGCAGGGAACATGTCCCCCGCTATTATACAATTACACAGGGATCGGAAGGGCTAAGGGAGAGCGGCGCCACCGCTGTTCAGGAAATCGTGTTTGATTTCTGCGTAGCGAGATATTGGCTGAAATCCATACTCGAGCGGGGAGAGGGGCGTATCAGGATCGAGGACGTGGCTCCGAGGTTCGGCTTTACCCACCGCGTCGGAATCGACATCTTTGAAGAAGCCTGCAAGTTCAGGGCGGCTCGAAGACTATGGGCTCGCGTGATGAAGGAGGACTTCGGTACGACGGATCGCAAATCCGCCACATACAAGGTACACACTCCCACTCTGGGGGTCCAGTTGCAGAGGCCCCAGGTGGTTAACAACATCGTTCGTATCGCTTATCAGTCACTGGCCGCCGTGTTGGGCGGGGTACAGTCCATTCATACCATGGGCTTCGATGAACCCGTTGCCCTGCCTACGGAAGAGACCCATCGCCTGGCCCTGCGCACCCAGCAGATTCTCTGCTATGAAACCGGCGTCGTCAATGTAGCTGACCCTCTGGGAGGTTCTTACTATGTGGAGAGCCTGACCAACCAGTTGTACGAACAGATGAGTCGCATGATGGAGGACTACAAAGACACCATAGCCGACCGAATCTTGAACGGGGACCTGCAAAGACTGCTGCAGAATCAGGCCTACAAGTTTCAAAAAGAGGTGGAAAGCGGGGAGCGTCCTATCGTCGGAGTGAATTGCTTTACCATATCCGAGGATCAAGAGACGGGGGAGAAAGCTCACAGAATCCCTCAACAGGAAGTGAGAGAACACCTCGAGAACCTCAAGGAATTCAAGCGGAAACGGGATGTCAAAAAGGTCGCCCGGAGCCTGGAGAACGTCATGCGGGCGGGAGAGAACAAGAACGAGAACCTGTTTGGGCATGTGCTTGAAGCGGCCAGGAGTGAAGCGACCTTTGGGGAAATGATTGGAGCCATACGCATGGGACATGGAGCTCCGTATGATCCCTTCGATGAGATCGAATACCCGTTTTAA